The Vibrio bathopelagicus genomic sequence GGCTTTACGCCGCTCTTTTTCCTTTACTGGGAACACACTGGCAGGAGGCTCTATGAATTTAACGAACCACTTTCTGGTCGCTATGCCCGGAATGAAAGACCCATACTTTCAAAATTCGGTGATCTATCTTTGTGAGCACAATGACGAAGGTGCGATGGGTTTGATGATCAACGCTCCTATCGATGTCACTGTAGGCAGTATGCTTAAGCAAGTTGAGGTTGATTCTGAACAGCCGAAACCCAACCAAGCAAGCCTTAATAAGCCAGTACTTAATGGTGGGCCAGTCGCAGAAGATCGTGGGTTTATTTTGCACAAACCCAAAGGCAGTTATCAATCCAGCATCAACATGACGGATCAAATCTCGGTAACAACCTCGAAAGATATTCTGATGGTCTTAGGGACAGAAGATGAACCTATGCATTATCTGGTAGCACTTGGTTATGCAGGATGGGAACCAGGACAACTGGAAACCGAGCTAACTGAAAACTCATGGTTAACCGTTGAAGCCGATCCAAAAGTGATCTTCGACACGCCAATTTCGGATCGTTGGAAAGTTGCCGTGCAAATGTTAGGCATCAATGCGGCTCAGCTTTCAGCAGACGCTGGCCACGCCTAGCCCTACTCAGATCAATAAAATAAAATAAACAGACACTCTCAAACACAGATTAATTTGGAAGCCCCATGTCACGAACAATTATGGCATTTGACTACGGTACAAAAAGTATCGGCAGTGCGATAGGACAAGAAATCACAGGTACAGCAAGCCCTTTAAAAGCCTTTAAAGCGAAAGATGGCATCCCAAACTGGGACGATATCGAGAAGCAAATTAAGGAATGGCAGCCAAATCTTATTGTGGTTGGCCTTCCTACCGACCTTCATGGTAAAGATCTAGCAGCCATTACACCCAGAGCGAAGAAGTTCGCTAACCGTCTTAAAGGACGCTTTGGTGTGGATGTTGAATTGCATGATGAGAGACTTTCTACGACAGAAGCAAGGGCCGACCTTTTTGAAATGGGCGGCTACAAAGCACTAAGTAAAGGCAACGTTGATAATCAATCAGCTGTCGTTATTTTAGAAAGCTGGTTTGAAGCACAATATTCATAACGAAAATTAAGTGAACGAAATGTAACCTAACTTGTGATCCCACAAGAATTTCG encodes the following:
- a CDS encoding YqgE/AlgH family protein, translated to MNLTNHFLVAMPGMKDPYFQNSVIYLCEHNDEGAMGLMINAPIDVTVGSMLKQVEVDSEQPKPNQASLNKPVLNGGPVAEDRGFILHKPKGSYQSSINMTDQISVTTSKDILMVLGTEDEPMHYLVALGYAGWEPGQLETELTENSWLTVEADPKVIFDTPISDRWKVAVQMLGINAAQLSADAGHA
- the ruvX gene encoding Holliday junction resolvase RuvX, whose protein sequence is MSRTIMAFDYGTKSIGSAIGQEITGTASPLKAFKAKDGIPNWDDIEKQIKEWQPNLIVVGLPTDLHGKDLAAITPRAKKFANRLKGRFGVDVELHDERLSTTEARADLFEMGGYKALSKGNVDNQSAVVILESWFEAQYS